The following proteins are co-located in the Diorhabda carinulata isolate Delta chromosome 4, icDioCari1.1, whole genome shotgun sequence genome:
- the LOC130892897 gene encoding UDP-glucosyltransferase 2-like has translation MRHVCSYVVILYVFSITETYKILGIFPICGQSHFTLGFRLMKELADRGHQVSFINCFPQEKPIKNLKDISVESIKSNLLKFYDMSSITQQQKFSFYRCYKGVSYFENLLATGLLKNENIHKLVKSNETFDLVISENFYFEFMTFFAYKFGAPLIMISAGPVSFHSNYIFSNPAPSSYITNLFQFDTNSKMSLWERMENLYAEILGEFYMNFVQIPEQAGYLKQLVPDAPDLKKILYNTSLLLVASHLGVFGPVPLQQNVKEIGGYTIPQPQPLPKPIKDFLDNATEGVVIFSMGSMIKSSNFALDKKNIVLNAFSKIRQKVLWKFEEDLRDIPDNVQIFKWIPQSDVLNHPNVVAFISHGGLLGITESLYYGVPILGIPVFYDQGRNIELAAEIGYALKINYNDLEEKAFEWALNEILNNPKYRDVAKQRSAIMRDQPTKALDEAVFWCEYVVRHRGAFHLRSPAMDLKWYQLYQLDVFLLIFIIISTFILLINNLLKYVIKRMTVTNINDKKDK, from the exons ATGAGACACGTTTGTTCGTATGTTGTAATTTTGTACGTTTTTTCTATAACtgaaacatacaaaatattggGAATATTTCCAATATGTGGACAAAGTCATTTCACACTTGGATTCAGGTTAATGAAAGAATTAGCCGATCGAGGACACCAAGTCAGCTTCATAAATTGTTTTCCTCAAGAAAAACCGATTAAAAACTTGAAAGATATTTCAGTGGAAAGCATAAAAAGCAACCTTCTCA AATTCTATGATATGTCATCGATAACCCAACagcaaaaattttcattctacAGATGTTATAAAGGAgtgagttattttgaaaatctgttGGCAACGGGTTTATTAAAAAACGAGAATATTCACAAACTAGTCAAATCTAACGAGACTTTTGATCTGGTgataagtgaaaatttttactTCGAATTCATGACGTTTTTCGCTTATAAATTCGGCGCTCCTTTGATAATGATTTCAGCGGGTCCAGTCTCGTTTCATTCTAATTACATATTCTCGAATCCAGCGCCGAGTTCTTACATCaccaatttatttcaattcgatACAAATTCCAAAATGAGCCTATGGGAAAGAATGGAGAACCTGTATGCGGAAATTTTGGGagaattttatatgaattttgtaCAAATACCAGAACAAGCCGGATACTTGAAACAACTGGTCCCCGATGCTCcggatttgaaaaaaatcttatacaaTACCAGTTTATTATTAGTAGCTTCTCATCTTGGTGTATTTGGACCGGTACCTTTACAACAAAATGTCAAAGAAATTGGTGGTTACACCATACCGCAACCACAACCGTTACCTAAACCCATAAAAGACTTTTTGGATAACGCCACTGAAGGCGTCGTAATATTTTCCATGGGATCAATGataaaaagttcaaatttcgcattggataaaaaaaatatcgtatTGAACGCGTTTTCGAAAATACGACAAAAAGTTTTATGGAAATTCGAAGAGGATCTCAGAGATATACCCGATAATGTGCAAATATTCAAGTGGATTCCACAATCTGATGTTCTAA ATCATCCTAACGTTGTTGCGTTTATATCACACGGTGGTTTATTGGGAATCACCGAAAGTCTTTATTACGGAGTCCCGATTTTGGGAATACCCGTGTTTTACGATCAAggaagaaatattgaattggCTGCTGAAATAGGATACgcgttaaaaataaattataacgaTTTAGAAGAAAAAGCTTTCGAATGGGcattgaatgaaatattaaataatccaAA atataGAGACGTAGCTAAACAACGTTCAGCTATAATGCGAGACCAGCCTACGAAAGCATTGGATGAGGCAGTCTTTTGGTGCGAATACGTCGTTCGTCATAGAGGCGCTTTCCATTTAAGATCGCCCGCTATGGATCTCAAATGGTACCAATTGTATCAATTAGatgtatttttacttatatttattataatttcaacgtttattttattaataaataatttattaaaatatgttatcAAGAGAATGACTGTAACgaatattaatgataaaaaagataaataa
- the LOC130892899 gene encoding uncharacterized protein LOC130892899, which yields MQRLNIPNLEKKLNGLKEQFLLGKSYTEEQINNFKRTFAYFKTQVKQRWLKSHKKEDIFIKYNRTWLEGTIQITVAGQSRPGRPLKSFGESSERTERRKTEEIRSTLDKEVIVHAAQTELRISGQRDASEILKQITCTTPKRATKYKKAFCDSKTKEVESLTVTKALAMFVDADLTRRQYESIRVTNKKFFPCYSLLQKAKQMCYPPSEEIRVTAKCVECNLQPLIDLTIKRLSMYLEGILISIKEEERDNLKIICKRDCDGSQQSQYKQKFENDSDSNSNVFHPQGTADL from the coding sequence aTGCAGAGACTGAATATAcctaatttggaaaaaaaacttaatGGTTTGaaagaacaatttttgttaGGTAAAAGTTATACTGAAGAGCAAATTAATAACTTCAAGCGCACTTTTGCTTATTTTAAAACCCAAGTGAAACAAAGGTGGTTGAAATCCCACAAAAAGGAGGATATTTTTATCAAGTACAACCGGACGTGGCTAGAAGGAACCATTCAAATTACTGTAGCTGGGCAAAGCCGACCAGGCCGACCGCTCAAGTCATTTGGAGAATCTAGTGAGCGCACCGAAAGAAGAAAAACCGAGGAGATTCGGTCGACATTAGATAAGGAAGTTATTGTTCATGCTGCTCAGACTGAATTGAGAATATCTGGACAGAGAGACGCTTCAGAAATATTAAAGCAAATTACCTGCACTACTCCAAAACGTGCAACTAAGTACAAAAAAGCATTTTGTGACTCTAAAACTAAAGAGGTAGAGTCACTTACTGTAACAAAGGCTTTAGCTATGTTTGTTGATGCAGACTTAACTCGTCGACAATACGAAAGCATTAGAGTCAccaacaaaaagttttttccatgtTATTCCCTTTTACAAAAGGCAAAACAGATGTGTTATCCACCTTCGGAAGAAATTAGAGTAACAGCTAAATGTGTCGAGTGTAATTTACAGCCTTTAATTGATCTGACCATTAAGCGCTTATCTATGTACCTGGAAGGAATCCTAATtagcataaaagaagaagagagggacaatctaaaaattatttgtaaacggGATTGTGACGGCTCCCAACAATCccaatacaaacaaaaatttgaaaatgattccGATTCGAATTCAAATGTGTTTCATCCCCAAGGTACTGCAGACCTATAA